One segment of Radiobacillus kanasensis DNA contains the following:
- a CDS encoding rod shape-determining protein, whose product MGFFSLSQDLGIDLGTANTLVFVKGKGIVVREPSVVARNTATGDIEAVGSSARNMIGRTPGNISVIRPMKDGVIADYDTTAAMMKYYIKKAQRNRSSFAKKPNVMVCVPSGITMVEERAVIDATKQAGAKEAFPIAEPFAAAIGAGLPVWEPTGSMIVDIGGGTTEVAIISLGGIVTSQSIRVAGDDMDESITQYIRKNYNLMIGERTAESIKMDIGSAGKPLENEEMDIRGRDLITGLPKTITITAEEIAKSLQDTVTAIVDAVKNTLEKTPPELAADIMDRGIVLSGGGALLRNLDQVLSDETKMPVFVAEEPLDSVAIGTGKSLEYIHHFRSQPNVSSRSSLD is encoded by the coding sequence TTGGGATTTTTTAGTTTATCACAAGACTTAGGAATAGATTTAGGGACAGCTAACACCCTAGTTTTTGTTAAAGGAAAAGGAATCGTTGTTCGAGAGCCTTCTGTTGTAGCAAGAAACACGGCAACTGGAGATATTGAAGCCGTGGGTAGTTCAGCACGTAATATGATTGGAAGAACCCCCGGTAATATCTCGGTAATCAGACCGATGAAGGATGGAGTTATTGCCGACTACGATACAACGGCAGCCATGATGAAGTATTACATTAAAAAAGCACAGCGTAATCGTTCTTCTTTTGCCAAAAAACCAAACGTAATGGTGTGTGTGCCGTCAGGCATAACAATGGTAGAAGAAAGAGCCGTTATTGATGCGACCAAACAAGCCGGAGCAAAAGAAGCGTTTCCTATCGCAGAACCTTTTGCGGCAGCAATTGGTGCAGGATTGCCAGTGTGGGAACCAACTGGTAGTATGATTGTTGATATTGGGGGGGGAACGACAGAAGTAGCGATTATCTCTCTAGGTGGTATCGTAACAAGCCAATCCATTCGGGTAGCCGGAGATGATATGGACGAATCGATTACCCAATATATCCGTAAAAACTATAACCTCATGATTGGTGAGCGTACTGCAGAATCCATTAAAATGGATATTGGATCTGCAGGAAAACCTCTTGAAAATGAAGAAATGGATATTAGAGGTCGAGATCTCATTACTGGCTTACCAAAAACGATTACGATTACAGCTGAAGAAATCGCCAAGTCGTTACAAGATACGGTAACTGCTATCGTGGATGCAGTCAAAAACACCTTAGAAAAAACACCGCCAGAATTAGCTGCAGATATTATGGATCGTGGTATTGTTTTATCAGGTGGAGGAGCTTTGCTTCGTAATCTAGATCAGGTGCTTAGCGATGAAACAAAAATGCCTGTATTTGTTGCAGAGGAACCACTGGATAGTGTTGCTATTGGAACTGGAAAATCTTTAGAATATATCCACCATTTTAGATCACAACCAAATGTTTCATCACGTTCTAGTTTGGATTAA
- the minC gene encoding septum site-determining protein MinC — MIVNKQIVTIKGTRDGLTLYIDDSCSFDEMMEELEQVLSSNHVDDEEPMITVTIQLGNRYLHKEQEEKLRALIREKNRLVVQSIESNVILKEKALEWKEDSEIKIINRIIRSGQVVEVKGDLLLVGDVNPGAKIVASGNIFVMGSLRGVAHAGAYGNQEAVIVASYMMPSQLRIADYISRSPDYEAEGVYMECALIDIEKSKIVIDRLQVLSQKRPNLSGFERRMLNG; from the coding sequence GTGATAGTCAACAAGCAAATTGTAACAATAAAAGGAACTCGAGATGGTCTGACACTTTATATAGATGATTCGTGCTCTTTTGATGAGATGATGGAAGAACTAGAGCAGGTTCTTTCGTCTAATCACGTTGATGATGAAGAGCCTATGATCACAGTAACGATTCAATTAGGAAACCGTTACTTACATAAAGAACAAGAAGAGAAGCTTCGAGCTCTTATTCGTGAGAAAAATCGACTTGTCGTCCAGTCTATTGAATCGAATGTCATTTTGAAGGAAAAAGCGTTAGAATGGAAAGAAGATAGTGAAATAAAAATTATAAATAGAATTATCCGATCTGGACAAGTTGTCGAAGTAAAAGGGGACTTGTTGTTGGTCGGGGATGTAAACCCTGGAGCAAAGATTGTAGCAAGTGGAAACATCTTTGTAATGGGTAGCCTTCGAGGTGTGGCACACGCCGGAGCGTATGGGAATCAGGAAGCGGTTATCGTAGCTTCCTACATGATGCCAAGTCAACTCCGTATTGCCGATTACATCAGCCGCTCACCTGATTATGAAGCGGAAGGTGTCTATATGGAATGCGCTCTAATAGATATCGAAAAATCTAAAATCGTCATTGATCGTTTACAAGTTCTTTCACAAAAACGACCTAATTTAAGTGGTTTTGAGAGGAGAATGTTAAATGGGTGA
- the pilO gene encoding type 4a pilus biogenesis protein PilO, with amino-acid sequence MKRNNKIILLSAFILLIGIGFYWLGHQWLVTPLKQEITTIEAGITEKESKTNPDKEEQHSSNNWETLTEKLPLDDQVDQLIDEWNAISKQTKVNIENIESTTINDDSELETTASTLPANTRSISYLLTISANSYANLNEFWQAIENMNRIMQVDQMDYSRQGDIGFASATLIVTAYSAEGYNTLNEID; translated from the coding sequence ATGAAACGGAATAACAAGATAATCCTTCTGTCAGCTTTTATATTGCTTATCGGTATTGGGTTCTACTGGCTTGGCCATCAGTGGTTAGTAACCCCTTTGAAGCAAGAAATCACCACGATAGAAGCTGGTATAACAGAAAAAGAAAGTAAGACAAACCCCGACAAAGAAGAGCAGCATTCTTCTAATAATTGGGAAACTCTAACTGAGAAGCTTCCTTTAGACGACCAGGTTGATCAATTAATAGACGAATGGAATGCCATTTCAAAACAAACGAAGGTAAATATAGAAAATATAGAGTCGACGACAATCAATGACGATTCAGAACTAGAAACAACGGCTTCTACGTTACCAGCAAATACGAGATCCATCTCTTATTTACTCACTATATCTGCTAATAGCTATGCTAATCTGAATGAATTCTGGCAGGCAATAGAAAACATGAATCGAATCATGCAAGTTGATCAAATGGACTATTCTAGACAAGGCGATATAGGATTTGCATCCGCTACATTGATCGTTACGGCATACTCGGCGGAAGGATATAATACGTTAAACGAGATAGACTAA
- a CDS encoding Maf family protein — translation MNPLILASSSPRRKELLEQAGFDFQIRTSNVDESAIQQPNPRKLVEALAVWKGEAVPIQDNEVIVSADTVVSMGNRILTKPKNDQHALQMLASLNGRKHDVYTGIMIRSANVRTVFSVSTSVMFWDHSKEDLVGYVETGEPLDKAGGYGIQGIGAFLVKEIVGDYYNVVGLPISSLVRKLKSFDVYPRHSHTVKLK, via the coding sequence TTGAATCCATTAATCCTAGCATCATCCTCTCCAAGAAGAAAAGAACTGTTAGAACAAGCGGGTTTTGATTTCCAAATTCGTACGTCTAACGTAGATGAATCTGCTATACAACAACCTAACCCGCGAAAATTGGTAGAAGCTTTGGCAGTATGGAAGGGCGAAGCAGTTCCCATTCAAGATAACGAAGTAATCGTTAGTGCGGATACCGTAGTTAGTATGGGCAATCGCATACTGACGAAACCAAAAAATGATCAGCATGCGTTACAAATGCTTGCCTCCTTAAATGGGCGTAAACACGACGTCTATACCGGAATTATGATCCGTTCCGCTAATGTTAGAACGGTATTCAGTGTTTCAACAAGTGTTATGTTTTGGGATCACTCGAAAGAAGATCTTGTTGGTTACGTAGAAACAGGGGAACCGTTGGACAAAGCAGGAGGATATGGGATCCAGGGCATTGGGGCATTCTTAGTTAAAGAAATTGTTGGGGATTATTATAATGTTGTAGGGCTCCCAATATCCTCTCTTGTTCGAAAACTGAAATCATTTGATGTTTATCCTCGTCATTCTCATACTGTTAAACTTAAGTAG
- a CDS encoding prepilin-type N-terminal cleavage/methylation domain-containing protein encodes MLQTLKKLWKRERGFTLVELLAVIAILAIITAIAIPGISTIITKAKGDVTESQEELFEEAARLADANGLAVEDVNNGNNKGYEIDTLITNDYIENDEDLAGNWDGAYVLVENGEYTFNAKGTDADDDSDDDNDGD; translated from the coding sequence ATGTTACAAACATTAAAGAAATTGTGGAAAAGAGAACGAGGATTTACGTTAGTAGAGTTGCTTGCGGTTATTGCTATTTTAGCGATTATTACTGCGATTGCGATTCCGGGGATTTCGACTATAATTACTAAAGCAAAAGGTGACGTGACAGAATCACAAGAGGAACTCTTTGAGGAAGCTGCAAGATTAGCGGATGCTAATGGTTTGGCTGTAGAGGATGTAAATAATGGTAACAATAAAGGATATGAAATAGACACACTTATTACTAATGATTATATTGAAAATGATGAAGACCTAGCAGGAAATTGGGATGGAGCTTATGTTTTAGTTGAAAATGGAGAGTACACATTTAATGCTAAGGGTACAGATGCGGATGATGATTCAGATGACGACAATGATGGAGATTAA
- the mreC gene encoding rod shape-determining protein MreC, which produces MLFFRRKRLFIILIGFIILVGLIGFSFRDRDKVSTVEEFLHDSVGWLQGIVHRPVEFTTGLFENIDEIKTAYKENQLLKERLAQYKNLIHENQELKQENEELLSTLDKTNSLRDFAAIQASVLARSPEKWFEQVTINKGKQDGVKANMAVITGEGMVGKIQTSSEFTSTVQLLSGFDLSNRISVTVKREGQKNGVPGLIEGFNKEKNALLLKEIEYNSDLKKGDAVLSSGLGGMFPKGLPIGTIEEVAPDKYGLTQIAYVTPAADLKDLDHVIVVDRLMEETDTDEAVEGEE; this is translated from the coding sequence ATGTTGTTTTTTAGGAGGAAGCGACTTTTCATCATCCTAATTGGTTTTATTATCCTCGTTGGGTTAATTGGATTTTCCTTTCGAGACCGAGATAAAGTGTCGACAGTCGAAGAGTTTTTACACGATTCTGTCGGTTGGCTTCAAGGAATTGTTCATAGACCGGTAGAGTTCACCACAGGATTGTTTGAAAATATTGATGAGATTAAAACGGCCTATAAAGAAAACCAGCTGTTGAAAGAACGCTTAGCTCAATATAAAAATTTAATACACGAGAATCAAGAGCTCAAACAAGAAAATGAAGAACTTCTAAGCACATTGGATAAAACGAACTCATTAAGAGACTTTGCAGCTATACAAGCTTCTGTTCTTGCCAGAAGTCCTGAAAAATGGTTTGAACAGGTTACAATCAATAAAGGGAAGCAAGATGGAGTAAAAGCAAATATGGCTGTTATTACAGGAGAAGGAATGGTCGGAAAGATTCAAACTTCGTCCGAATTTACATCAACCGTTCAGTTGTTAAGTGGGTTTGATTTATCTAACCGAATTTCTGTCACGGTAAAAAGAGAAGGACAAAAAAATGGGGTACCCGGCTTAATTGAAGGATTTAACAAGGAAAAAAACGCCTTGCTTTTAAAAGAAATAGAGTATAACTCCGACCTGAAGAAAGGGGATGCCGTACTTTCTTCTGGGCTAGGGGGAATGTTCCCAAAAGGATTGCCGATTGGTACAATTGAAGAAGTTGCACCAGATAAGTATGGCTTGACCCAGATTGCTTATGTAACACCTGCAGCCGACTTGAAGGATTTGGATCATGTCATCGTCGTAGACCGATTAATGGAAGAAACGGATACGGATGAAGCGGTGGAAGGGGAGGAGTAA
- a CDS encoding prepilin peptidase has translation MQTIIAIYYFLLGTLFGSFFNVVGLRVPTKTFFQSQRSQCPSCSNPLRWFELIPILSFVIQSGKCRHCATPISKLYPLIEISTGFLFLFTYLHFGFQPTLLEGLLLVSLITIIIVSDLKYMLIPNRILIFFLPLFLVYSMWQPDTPWLSKILGASAGFVIIAIVILVSKGGMGAGDMKLFGVLGFVLGLKNICIAFFFSTIIGAIVSGLLLLFRLIHRKEPVPFGPFIAVGALISYFFGNDIWYWYVHIG, from the coding sequence ATGCAAACCATTATAGCAATTTACTATTTTCTATTAGGCACACTATTTGGCTCTTTTTTTAACGTAGTCGGCTTAAGAGTTCCAACTAAAACCTTTTTTCAATCCCAACGTTCTCAATGCCCGTCCTGCTCTAATCCTTTGCGCTGGTTTGAGTTAATACCCATCCTTTCTTTCGTTATTCAATCAGGGAAATGTCGCCATTGTGCTACCCCCATTTCAAAACTATATCCTCTCATAGAAATTTCTACTGGCTTTTTATTTTTATTTACCTATCTTCACTTTGGCTTTCAGCCTACTTTATTAGAAGGGTTACTTCTTGTGTCTCTAATAACCATTATTATCGTTTCTGATTTGAAGTACATGTTGATCCCCAATCGAATCTTAATCTTTTTTCTGCCACTGTTTTTGGTTTATTCGATGTGGCAACCGGACACACCTTGGTTATCAAAGATACTCGGAGCTAGCGCGGGATTTGTTATAATTGCAATCGTAATTCTCGTTAGCAAAGGTGGGATGGGGGCGGGAGATATGAAGTTATTTGGAGTACTCGGATTTGTACTTGGCCTAAAAAATATCTGTATCGCATTCTTCTTTTCTACAATAATTGGAGCTATTGTAAGTGGACTGCTCCTTTTGTTTCGTTTGATCCATCGGAAGGAACCGGTACCATTTGGACCATTTATTGCGGTTGGAGCATTAATTAGTTACTTTTTTGGAAATGACATTTGGTACTGGTATGTACATATAGGATGA
- the pilM gene encoding type IV pilus biogenesis protein PilM, with product MWKKKRVNLAIKDHVLRYAIGQGYSSNATTHLGEEPLPEGVIVDGKIEDPKALLDIVKSLVKREKWTNRTLYFCIPDSFITFREILVPLELERHEIRGYVELEWKDNHPFPFTDPIFDYAPLEEVDGKRRVLLVAYPNSIIHPYKEVFEQANLKPKVADVTAFSLYRLFAHLDKHKREESLLTIQWGFGSIVLAAFYGGIPAFIRSIKHTDDQSDGISSDTLLAIERFMDFYQFSIKEGSQQISRILLIAEDQNVTQIKERLQAQFSIPVDTFEADLQPVKQHFSDVLGLMTKA from the coding sequence ATGTGGAAAAAGAAACGAGTAAATCTAGCCATTAAAGATCACGTATTGCGATACGCAATTGGACAAGGTTATTCTTCCAATGCAACGACTCATTTGGGGGAAGAGCCGTTGCCAGAAGGTGTTATTGTAGATGGAAAAATAGAGGATCCAAAGGCATTGTTAGACATTGTGAAAAGTCTTGTAAAGCGAGAAAAGTGGACAAATCGCACGCTTTATTTTTGTATTCCTGACTCCTTTATTACTTTTCGTGAGATTCTCGTTCCACTTGAGTTAGAGCGACATGAAATTCGTGGGTATGTAGAGCTTGAATGGAAGGATAATCATCCTTTTCCTTTTACAGATCCAATTTTTGATTATGCACCCTTAGAGGAAGTAGACGGAAAGCGAAGGGTATTGCTAGTAGCTTATCCAAACAGTATCATCCATCCGTACAAGGAAGTGTTTGAACAAGCTAACTTGAAGCCGAAGGTGGCAGATGTTACCGCCTTTTCCTTGTATCGTTTGTTCGCCCATTTAGATAAGCATAAACGTGAGGAAAGTCTGTTGACGATTCAATGGGGCTTCGGCTCCATTGTATTGGCAGCTTTTTACGGAGGGATTCCTGCTTTTATTCGTTCTATCAAACATACAGATGATCAATCGGACGGAATATCTTCAGACACATTGTTAGCAATAGAAAGATTTATGGACTTTTATCAGTTTTCTATCAAAGAAGGTTCGCAACAAATTTCTCGTATTTTATTGATCGCAGAAGACCAAAATGTAACACAGATTAAAGAGCGTCTGCAAGCCCAATTCTCCATACCAGTAGATACATTTGAAGCGGATCTTCAGCCAGTTAAACAACATTTTAGCGATGTGTTAGGTCTAATGACAAAAGCTTAA
- the minD gene encoding septum site-determining protein MinD, with translation MGDAIVITSGKGGVGKTTTTANLGTALALLDKKVCLIDTDIGLRNLDVVMGLENRIIYDIVDIIQGRCKLKQALIKDKRFDCLHLLPAAQTSDKSEVTPEGMEQIVQELKQDYDYILIDCPAGIEQGYKNAVAGADKAIVVTTPEKSSVRDADRVIGLLEKEDIEPPHLIVNRIRNHMVKSGDMIDVDEIVQVLSIDLIGIVADDDEVIKASNHGEPVAFRPNTKASIAYRNIARRILGESVPLLSLEDEKGMFYKMKKFLGMRS, from the coding sequence ATGGGTGATGCAATTGTAATTACCTCAGGTAAAGGTGGAGTCGGAAAGACGACGACGACAGCTAATTTAGGAACAGCTTTAGCACTGTTAGATAAAAAGGTATGTTTAATTGACACAGATATTGGTCTGCGTAATTTAGACGTCGTGATGGGTCTAGAAAACCGAATTATTTATGATATAGTCGATATCATCCAAGGTAGATGTAAACTAAAGCAAGCCTTAATCAAGGATAAACGCTTTGATTGCTTACACTTGCTTCCTGCCGCGCAAACGAGTGACAAATCAGAGGTTACTCCGGAAGGCATGGAACAAATCGTCCAGGAGCTAAAACAAGATTACGATTATATCTTAATTGATTGCCCTGCTGGAATTGAACAAGGCTATAAAAATGCCGTGGCAGGAGCGGATAAAGCGATTGTTGTAACAACCCCGGAGAAATCTAGTGTTCGTGATGCTGATAGAGTTATAGGGTTGTTAGAAAAAGAAGATATTGAACCACCACACTTAATCGTAAACCGAATTCGAAACCACATGGTAAAAAGCGGGGATATGATTGATGTGGATGAAATTGTTCAAGTGCTTTCTATTGATTTAATTGGAATTGTAGCGGATGACGACGAAGTTATTAAAGCCTCTAATCACGGCGAACCAGTCGCATTTAGACCAAACACAAAGGCATCTATTGCTTACCGAAATATTGCACGTCGTATTTTAGGAGAATCGGTTCCTCTTTTATCTTTAGAAGATGAAAAAGGAATGTTTTATAAAATGAAAAAATTCTTAGGTATGCGCTCCTAA
- the mreD gene encoding rod shape-determining protein MreD produces the protein MKLFYLSITTLFLLVIEGVATDFLPNYFVEKDWFIIPHWQLTFLILVAIFYDREDTYYSVYLAAPFGLITDIVYTSVLGVHMFVYALIAYAIHGLKKLLHTNFFVAVLLTLLGVGVSDVAFYIIYSFVGESSLLWREYFMIRLLPTLVANLLFLFLLYPIMKNKLVKWSDDRFENSSL, from the coding sequence ATGAAACTATTCTATCTCTCAATCACGACACTCTTTTTATTAGTCATTGAAGGGGTTGCCACCGATTTTTTACCGAACTACTTTGTCGAAAAAGACTGGTTTATCATTCCGCATTGGCAACTCACCTTTCTAATCCTTGTGGCCATATTCTATGATCGAGAGGATACGTATTATTCGGTGTATTTGGCAGCGCCTTTTGGATTAATTACCGATATCGTTTACACAAGCGTTTTAGGTGTCCACATGTTTGTTTATGCGCTAATTGCCTATGCCATACACGGATTAAAAAAATTATTACACACGAATTTTTTCGTAGCGGTTCTTTTGACTTTACTAGGTGTTGGTGTAAGTGATGTCGCTTTTTACATTATCTATTCATTTGTTGGGGAAAGTAGTCTTCTGTGGAGAGAGTACTTTATGATTAGATTATTACCGACGCTAGTAGCTAACCTTTTATTTTTATTCCTGTTATACCCTATAATGAAAAATAAACTAGTAAAATGGTCAGACGATCGTTTTGAGAATTCAAGTCTTTGA
- the radC gene encoding RadC family protein, which yields MSNLNITLKDVPKQDRPRERLLELGPKTLSNQELLAILLGTGSKEESVVALAQRILMHFEGLSLLKDCTIEELTAIKGIGTAKGVLILSAIELGKRMHQFKVEDRYVIRSPEDGADFIMEEMRNLNQEHFVCIFLNTKNQVLHRQTIFIGSLNASIVHPREVFREAVKRSAASIICAHNHPSGDPSPSQEDIHVTKRLVECGKMIGIELLDHLVIGDRKFVSLKEKGYL from the coding sequence TTGTCCAACTTAAACATAACTTTAAAAGATGTTCCCAAGCAGGATCGACCACGGGAGCGTCTGTTAGAATTAGGTCCAAAAACGTTATCCAACCAAGAGCTATTAGCGATATTGCTTGGTACAGGAAGCAAGGAAGAATCGGTGGTAGCACTCGCTCAACGTATTCTTATGCATTTTGAAGGGTTATCTCTTTTAAAGGACTGTACGATTGAAGAATTAACCGCTATTAAAGGAATTGGTACAGCAAAAGGAGTACTCATCCTATCGGCCATCGAGCTCGGGAAAAGAATGCATCAGTTTAAGGTTGAAGATCGTTATGTCATTCGAAGCCCAGAAGATGGAGCGGATTTTATAATGGAAGAAATGCGTAACTTAAATCAAGAACATTTCGTTTGTATTTTTTTAAACACGAAGAATCAAGTCCTTCACCGACAAACGATTTTTATCGGGAGCCTCAATGCTAGCATCGTACATCCCCGTGAAGTATTTCGAGAAGCCGTTAAACGCTCCGCGGCCTCTATCATTTGTGCACATAATCATCCCTCTGGTGACCCCTCTCCTTCCCAAGAAGATATCCATGTAACCAAACGTCTTGTTGAATGTGGAAAAATGATTGGTATTGAATTATTGGACCATTTAGTTATTGGTGATCGAAAATTTGTTTCTTTAAAAGAAAAAGGATACTTATAA
- a CDS encoding SPOR domain-containing protein has translation MSKDKSISIRMNGKKTFSSSRDKKEDLEQKEWKSGFKEQAATMASSFDPDDLMEFEKTYDLESEEWRPPHKSKKKPGIPPVFKIFALAAGAAVLVGVTLGFIMLKMFAGIEEGTQEKATTTTTQTTSDTSDQGVSSGEGSSATGEYTTDPLAATVVQAGVFSSNDNASKRTSKIESSGYAAMVWQQGEQFYVLTGLASSETAANTLSQSLTSNGVESIVKPWETTSATASLSEKGTEWVQQFPQLWKDSLALVGSGEESKIQNSWKEWIGAFPEGAGEKAKALFTAAQGVAEGGEQNRSNQIQIDMLKALYQYQQLSK, from the coding sequence GTGAGTAAAGATAAATCAATTTCGATTCGAATGAACGGAAAGAAAACATTCTCTTCCTCTCGGGATAAGAAGGAAGATTTGGAACAGAAAGAATGGAAAAGTGGCTTTAAGGAGCAAGCAGCAACGATGGCAAGCAGCTTTGATCCAGATGATTTAATGGAATTCGAAAAAACCTATGATTTGGAATCCGAGGAATGGAGACCGCCACACAAGTCCAAGAAAAAGCCAGGCATTCCTCCTGTTTTTAAAATATTTGCTCTTGCAGCGGGTGCTGCTGTTTTGGTGGGAGTTACCCTAGGGTTTATTATGCTAAAAATGTTTGCTGGTATTGAAGAAGGGACGCAAGAAAAAGCTACGACTACAACGACGCAAACAACAAGCGATACTTCTGACCAAGGGGTGTCTTCAGGTGAGGGCTCTTCTGCAACAGGTGAATACACGACAGATCCGCTAGCTGCAACGGTTGTACAGGCAGGCGTGTTTTCCAGTAACGACAATGCCTCCAAACGAACTTCGAAGATTGAATCATCTGGATATGCGGCTATGGTTTGGCAGCAAGGCGAGCAATTCTATGTGTTAACAGGGTTAGCCAGTTCAGAAACAGCTGCAAATACTCTATCACAGTCCTTGACGTCAAACGGTGTGGAGTCGATTGTTAAACCATGGGAAACGACATCTGCAACCGCTAGTCTCTCTGAAAAAGGAACGGAATGGGTCCAACAATTCCCACAACTATGGAAAGACTCTTTGGCTTTGGTAGGAAGCGGTGAAGAGAGTAAAATACAAAATAGTTGGAAGGAATGGATTGGCGCTTTTCCAGAAGGTGCGGGGGAAAAAGCAAAAGCATTATTTACTGCTGCACAAGGCGTTGCAGAAGGTGGAGAACAAAATAGGAGCAATCAAATCCAAATCGACATGCTAAAGGCATTATATCAATATCAACAATTAAGCAAATAA
- a CDS encoding PilN domain-containing protein yields the protein MIEINLLQAYQKRRRSPLLVVTSCLVTFLLLICAVLWWQTATLERELEQLETEREQLNSESEMKENEEMKEEISQLEQQIEQIEETSYDVTPIVQILVSLLPNEGEMTSFQLISQTIEMNVDVNSLSSAADYLRNVEEEESFSDIRLLSITQDGSIYHAVYQVDFQVRGNQDETE from the coding sequence ATGATTGAGATTAATTTACTTCAAGCCTATCAAAAAAGAAGAAGAAGTCCCTTACTAGTAGTGACAAGTTGCTTGGTTACTTTTCTACTTCTGATTTGTGCTGTTCTTTGGTGGCAAACTGCAACATTAGAAAGAGAATTAGAGCAACTGGAAACGGAGAGAGAGCAACTTAACTCGGAATCAGAGATGAAAGAAAACGAAGAAATGAAGGAAGAGATAAGTCAGCTCGAACAACAAATAGAGCAGATCGAAGAAACTTCCTATGATGTTACGCCTATCGTTCAAATATTAGTTTCATTGCTTCCTAACGAGGGGGAAATGACTTCTTTTCAACTCATCTCCCAAACTATTGAAATGAATGTGGATGTGAATAGTCTCTCTTCTGCAGCAGATTATTTAAGAAACGTTGAAGAAGAGGAAAGTTTCAGCGATATCCGTCTTTTAAGCATTACTCAGGATGGATCCATCTACCATGCGGTTTACCAAGTGGACTTTCAGGTAAGGGGTAATCAAGATGAAACGGAATAA